In Desulfovibrio inopinatus DSM 10711, the following proteins share a genomic window:
- a CDS encoding restriction endonuclease encodes MAIPDFQSTMLPLLQFLSDGNEHSNRDILDALENQFDMTEEEQHRLLPSGKQRIFVNRLAWAKSHLKQAGLIASRKRGYFIITDRGMHIISEEKPDAIGINFLMQYPDYVAFRQGKKNGENAPTQESDQSISCEQENTPEEDIERGLSAITEGLKQEIMASILGCSYRFFEQLVIDLLLAMGYGGSRKEAGMLTRKGSDEGIDGIINEDKLGLDTIYVQAKKWTHTVSRPEIQKFSGALQGKRAKKGIYITTSQFSKEAYAFTQNIESKIILIDGDRLAELMIEHHVGVTIVQTFHIQKIDTDYFIEA; translated from the coding sequence ATGGCAATTCCTGATTTCCAAAGCACGATGCTTCCACTTCTTCAATTCTTGTCCGATGGAAACGAGCACTCCAATCGCGACATTCTCGACGCGCTCGAAAACCAATTCGACATGACGGAAGAAGAACAACACCGCCTTCTTCCCAGTGGAAAACAACGCATCTTCGTCAATAGACTGGCCTGGGCAAAATCGCACCTCAAACAAGCGGGACTCATTGCTTCGCGAAAACGCGGGTATTTTATTATCACCGACAGAGGGATGCATATCATATCGGAAGAAAAACCCGATGCAATCGGTATAAATTTTTTAATGCAATATCCTGACTATGTAGCTTTCCGACAAGGCAAAAAAAATGGCGAGAATGCACCAACGCAAGAGTCTGACCAATCTATTTCATGTGAACAGGAAAACACACCCGAAGAAGATATTGAACGTGGTCTTAGCGCCATAACGGAAGGACTCAAACAGGAGATCATGGCCAGCATTTTGGGCTGTTCATACCGTTTCTTTGAACAGCTTGTTATCGATCTCCTTTTGGCCATGGGATATGGTGGCTCCCGAAAAGAAGCCGGCATGTTGACGCGCAAAGGCAGTGACGAAGGTATTGACGGTATTATCAATGAAGACAAACTTGGGCTGGATACCATTTATGTCCAGGCAAAAAAGTGGACACATACCGTCAGCCGACCGGAAATTCAGAAATTTTCCGGAGCATTGCAGGGAAAACGTGCAAAAAAAGGAATCTACATCACCACGTCGCAATTCAGCAAAGAGGCGTATGCATTTACCCAAAACATCGAAAGTAAAATTATTCTGATTGATGGCGACCGGTTAGCGGAACTCATGATAGAGCACCACGTCGGTGTCACCATCGTGCAGACGTTCCATATCCAAAAGATCGACACGGATTATTTTATCGAAGCATAA